A portion of the Amyelois transitella isolate CPQ chromosome 2, ilAmyTran1.1, whole genome shotgun sequence genome contains these proteins:
- the LOC132901953 gene encoding uncharacterized protein LOC132901953, with protein MPRPRTQTREERLEKRRLYERRRKERIKSNAETREEFLKKDRERYARKKAAGLIVSRHQMNKTKLRNLRRRNNISAAAYYQRKKKRATTAPTATRANSLVGTVQDHPEQSSTNQIGEDINNPGLSTSCQDSPSSTARPARCNTLRHSLRLNSRSSISTNIQPQHTATTTSRPIYTSSPRQTPLSRHRNFVDNNNPGPSTSRQDYPSSSLRPTRCSMIRRCLRMNSDSSVSSDVQHHIYDNVVTTTPCVLPSSAQRIPSPSNLSSIESTLCPNSPVSESSITSVELRRALKDKFRIYQRTKNKLITELQNKLLQVSREKEMLKKRCNRLQSSYINLKKNTQKVEKKTEVVIKSDKKKKQYLTRVVTFLEDDENSTICPGKNDTISRHGLKKQKRLMTDTLKNLHLKYLKSGEPPISYSTFSRLKPFWIIQPNVNARNTCLCEKHENMKLLIESMKRNRLIKENTISDVLNSLCCSKDNIDCLQRTCSNCKSRLIDYQEFDNGVHVTYWNWEKNKSTYTKNSVEKSAIKVEKVRHWVKPLDLIKKFENSLKAFLQHCLNNKNQNQAFKTLKENMTTEDCIIQIDFSENYTTKYGSEIQSLHFGGSRKQFTLHTAVIYFKLNNETCKTQSFCTVSTSLRHDAAAVWAHLVPILREIEITAPLVRNLYIISDSPSAQYRNKKILYIISQLSSYCPMLTHIVWNYCECGHGKSAAVGVGGVLKRTLDKQVAYQHDITNIEVLVQNLKSFVQGVKIEVVEDYQITEKDWLLPKDLKTFAGTMKVHQVVWSKESGNRLALRHLSCVERECLNKIVMCPHGKHLGFHDLTETQLPTFVNTTNMAQLRPIQLTEKLVLRPKPSKEKKHPKKRSSIITELSIHSIQNIDISVLKPSTSKSPVGMNNQKEETGQESSMIPKSLLEKYENFIEFNTPSCSFFDNPDTALLEKYEQSNSDSEQEIKTKVKRRPVKRLSSSSSTSDLNIFD; from the coding sequence atGCCTCGGCCAAGAACACAGACTAGAGAAGAAAGGTTAGAAAAAAGAAGGTTGTACgaaagaaggagaaaagaaagaataaagaGCAATGCAGAGACACGCGAAGAGTTTCTGAAAAAAGATAGAGAAAGATATGCAAGAAAGAAAGCAGCAGGATTAATTGTTTCAAGGCATCAAATGAACAAGACCAAATTAAGAAACTTAAGAAGAAGAAACAACATAAGTGCTGCCGCTTATtaccaaagaaaaaaaaaaagagccACTACGGCTCCTACGGCTACTCGTGCAAACTCTCTAGTTGGAACAGTTCAAGATCATCCAGAACAATCTTCAACAAATCAAATTGGTGAGGATATTAATAATCCTGGACTCAGCACTTCCTGTCAAGATTCACCTTCTTCGACTGCAAGACCTGCCCGTTGCAATACTTTGAGGCACAGCTTACGATTGAACAGTAGAAGTAGCATCAGTACGAATATCCAACCTCAACATACAGCGACTACAACCTCTCGTCCTATATACACAAGCAGTCCACGACAAACCCCGCTCTCAAGGCATCGAAATTTTGTAGACAATAATAATCCTGGTCCAAGTACTTCACGACAAGACTACCCATCTTCATCTCTAAGACCTACTCGTTGCAGCATGATACGGCGCTGCTTGCGGATGAACAGTGATAGTTCCGTCAGTTCCGATGTTCAACATCATATTTACGACAACGTAGTAACTACCACTCCTTGTGTACTACCAAGTAGCGCACAACGAATACCATCTCCATCAAATCTGAGTAGTATTGAGTCAACACTTTGCCCCAACAGCCCTGTGTCAGAATCGTCAATTACATCTGTAGAATTAAGGCGAGCGCTTAAAGATAAATTCCGCATATATCAAAGAACTAAAAATAAGCTAATAAcagaattacaaaataaattattacaggTCTCTCGGGAAAAAGAAATGCTCAAAAAAAGGTGTAATAGACTACAAAGCagttatataaatttgaaaaaaaatacgcaaaaagtagaaaaaaaaacagaagtaGTTATTAAATctgataagaaaaaaaaacaatatctcACGAGGGTTGTAACATTTTTAGAAGACGATGAAAATTCAACAATTTGTCCTGGCAAAAATGACACTATATCAAGACATggcttaaaaaaacaaaagagacTAATGACAGACacacttaaaaatttacacttgAAATATCTAAAATCAGGCGAACCACCGATAAGCTATTCaacattttcaagactgaaacCTTTCTGGATTATTCAACCAAATGTGAATGCACGAAACACATGTTTATGTGAAAAGcatgaaaatatgaaactttTGATTGAATCGATGAAAAGAAATCGCCTGATCAAAGAAAACACAATATCCGACGTTTTAAACAGCCTATGTTGTAGTAAAGATAACATCGATTGTCTGCAAAGAACATGCTCGAACTGTAAAAGTAGACTCATTGATTACCAAGAGTTTGATAATGGAGTACACGTAACGTATTGGAATTGGGAGAAGAACAAAAGTACATACACCAAAAATAGTGTAGAGAAATCTGCTATTAAAGTTGAAAAGGTAAGACACTGGGTAAAACCTCTAGAtctgattaaaaaatttgaaaacagCCTGAAAGCATTCCTTCAACATtgccttaataataaaaaccaaaaCCAAGCTTTTAAgactttaaaagaaaatatgactACAGAAGACTGCATTATACAAATAGATTTTAGTGAAAATTATACCACTAAATATGGATCCGAAATTCAGTCTCTTCATTTTGGTGGCAGCAGAAAACAATTTACGTTACACActgctgtaatttattttaaactgaacAATGAAACTTGCAAAACTCAATCTTTTTGTACTGTAAGTACATCATTAAGGCATGATGCTGCAGCAGTCTGGGCGCATCTTGTTCCTATTTTGcgtgaaattgaaataactgCGCCTCTAGTCCGCAatctttacattatttctGACTCTCCGTCTGCCCAATACCggaataaaaagatattatacataatatcacaACTGTCTTCCTATTGTCCAATGCTGACCCACATAGTATGGAACTATTGCGAGTGCGGCCATGGAAAAAGCGCAGCAGTCGGAGTGGGTGGGGTGTTAAAGAGAACGCTGGATAAACAGGTCGCATATCAACATGATATTACCAATATTGAAGTACTAGTACAAAACTTAAAGTCTTTTGTTCAAGGCGTGAAAATCGAAGTAGTTGAAGATTATCAAATAACAGAAAAAGACTGGCTTTTGCCCAAAGACTTGAAAACGTTTGCGGGAACTATGAAAGTTCACCAAGTGGTTTGGTCTAAAGAGTCGGGGAACCGTTTGGCACTTCGTCATCTATCCTGTGTTGAAAGAGAATGCCTAAATAAAATCGTAATGTGCCCTCACGGCAAACATTTAGGTTTTCATGATTTAACTGAGACTCAATTACCTACTTTTGTAAATACTACAAATATGGCACAGCTGCGTCCAATACAACTAACAGAGAAGTTGGTACTACGTCCCAAACCATCCAAAGAAAAGAAACATCCAAAGAAAAGAAGTAGTATTATAACTGAACTATCAATACACTCGATCCAAAACATTGACATATCAGTTCTTAAGCCCTCAACATCCAAATCTCCCGTTGGAATGAATAATCAAAAAGAAGAAACTGGACAGGAATCATCAATGATCCCCAAATCACTACTGGAAAAGTATGAAAACTTCATTGAATTCAACACTCCCTCGTGTTCATTTTTTGATAACCCTGATACTGCATTACTTGAAAAGTATGAACAAAGTAACAGTGACAGTGAACAGGAAATCAAAACTAAAGTCAAGAGGAGACCAGTAAAAAGATTATCATCGTCTTCATCGACTTcagatttgaatatttttgattga